A genomic window from Euleptes europaea isolate rEulEur1 chromosome 9, rEulEur1.hap1, whole genome shotgun sequence includes:
- the ZAR1 gene encoding zygote arrest protein 1, protein MATSVEEAMESYVYPSYNPYSYRYPPPKGKGPGPWRQRGSYFSGYGESAAVAAAAAAEYFDNYQRAQLKAILSQVNPHLTPRLRRANTKEMGVQVNPRQDASVQCSLGPRPLLRRRGAPPEQELGSPVSHVAARSVRFPRTLAVYSPVASRRLTTFLEEPETPEEAAAAAAAKPPREAADKEGAAAAAAARASWEKPSGGPAEPQEQRPAPKAEGSEGPPRPDGQEAPREEKGEAATGKGPQDPLPPSAREEAEQSKTRVRFQFLEQKYGYYHCKECNIRWESAYVWCVQGTNKVYFRQFCRTCQKSYNPYRVEDITCQSCKQKRCTCPVKLRHVDPKKPHRQDLCGRCKGKRLSCDSTFSFKYII, encoded by the exons ATGGCCACGTCGGTGGAGGAGGCCATGGAGAGCTACGTGTACCCCTCCTACAACCCGTACTCCTACCGCTACCCGCCGCCCAAGGGGAAGGGGCCGGGCCCCTGGCGGCAGCGGGGCAGCTACTTCTCCGGCTACGGCGAGagcgcggcggtggcggcggcggcggcggccgagtACTTCGACAACTACCAGCGGGCGCAGCTGAAGGCCATCCTGTCGCAGGTGAACCCCCACCTGACGCCGCGGCTGCGCAGGGCCAACACCAAGGAGATGGGCGTGCAGGTGAACCCGCGCCAGGACGCCTCGGTGCAGTGCTCGCTGGGGCCGCGGCCGCTGCTGCGCCGTCGGGGCGCGCCGCCCGAGCAAGAGCTGGGCAGCCCGGTCAGCCACGTGGCCGCGCGCAGCGTCCGCTTCCCGCGCACCCTCGCCGTCTACTCGCCCGTGGCCTCCCGCCGCCTCACCACCTTCCTGGAGGAGCCCGAGACCcccgaggaggcggcggcggcggcggcggcaaagCCCCCCCGGGAAGCCGCCGACAAGgagggcgccgccgccgccgccgccgcccgcgccaGCTGGGAGAAGCCGTCGGGGGGCCCCGCCGAGCCGCAGGAGCAGCGCCCGGCCCCCAAAGCGGAGGGCAGCGAGGGGCCGCCGCGCCCCGACGGGCAGGAGGCGCCCCGGGAGGAGAAGGGCGAGGCCGCGACGGGCAAAGGGCCGCAGGACCCGCTGCCGCCGTCGGCGCGGGAGGAGGCGGAGCAGAGCAAGACCCGCGTGCGCTTCCAG TTCCTAGAGCAGAAATACGGCTACTACCACTGCAAGGAATGCAACATCCGCTGGGAGAGTGCTTATGTGTGGTGTGTACAGGGCACTAACAAG GTTTATTTTCGGCAGTTCTGTCGAACTTGCCAGAAGTCATACAATCCCTACCGTGTGGAGGATATCACCTGCCAA AGCTGCAAGCAGAAACGGTGCACTTGCCCTGTGAAGCTACGCCATGTCGATCCCAAGAAACCTCACCGTCAGGATCTCTGTGGAAGATGCAAAGGCAAACGTCTCTCGTGCGATAGCACATTTAGTTTCAAATACATTATTTGA